In Pseudomonas fluorescens, the following are encoded in one genomic region:
- a CDS encoding aromatic alcohol reductase, translating to MSSYNNRVDIEKMLVIGAGQLGIAVLRALAPKVKSATTPISVLVSPSFITTPNEVEKRSFAELDTLGVVLIPFDLSETTEDELAVLFGKFHTVVNCTGFVVGPGTQLKVTRAVLKAGVSRYFPWQFGVDYDQVGKGSGQPVFDEQYDVRTLLRSQKGTEWVIVSTGMFTSFLFEPAFDVVDLEKLTVHALGSWETRVTVTTPEDVGRLTTAIILEEPRIINEVVFVAGDTISYGQLADVVEKVIGKSVERIEWSLEELRASLVQQPEDVMLRYRTAFAEGTGMWWEKSKTYNHLKGIGTIDVKGWLSNHVADKIATN from the coding sequence ATGTCTAGCTATAATAATAGAGTTGATATTGAAAAAATGCTCGTAATCGGAGCAGGTCAACTCGGTATCGCGGTACTTCGCGCGCTGGCGCCAAAGGTAAAGTCGGCGACTACTCCGATTAGTGTCCTAGTCTCTCCCTCCTTCATTACAACCCCAAATGAGGTCGAGAAGCGCAGCTTTGCCGAGCTCGATACGCTCGGTGTGGTCCTTATTCCCTTTGACTTGTCAGAGACGACGGAAGACGAACTTGCGGTTCTGTTCGGGAAGTTTCATACGGTCGTTAATTGTACAGGTTTTGTTGTCGGACCTGGCACGCAACTGAAAGTCACTCGGGCAGTGCTAAAGGCCGGGGTGTCCCGGTATTTCCCATGGCAATTTGGTGTCGATTACGATCAAGTGGGCAAAGGTAGTGGTCAGCCCGTATTCGACGAGCAGTATGATGTTAGAACACTCTTACGCTCGCAAAAAGGTACCGAATGGGTGATTGTATCAACAGGAATGTTCACAAGCTTTCTCTTCGAGCCTGCATTCGATGTCGTGGATCTGGAAAAACTCACCGTTCATGCGCTGGGTAGTTGGGAAACCCGTGTCACCGTTACGACACCGGAGGATGTAGGTCGGCTTACAACGGCTATAATTCTTGAAGAACCTCGAATTATCAACGAAGTGGTTTTCGTCGCTGGGGACACTATTTCGTACGGCCAACTGGCTGATGTGGTTGAAAAAGTCATTGGTAAAAGCGTAGAGCGAATCGAGTGGTCTCTTGAAGAGCTAAGAGCGAGTCTGGTTCAGCAGCCGGAAGATGTCATGCTTCGCTATCGAACAGCATTTGCCGAAGGCACCGGAATGTGGTGGGAAAAATCAAAAACGTACAATCATCTGAAAGGTATCGGGACTATCGATGTTAAAGGCTGGCTGTCCAATCATGTAGCAGATAAGATCGCCACCAACTAG
- a CDS encoding Hachiman antiphage defense system protein HamA: MAQFNDWCDCTDSAVGNHSCRVLTEQAANRQTGINATASIIPGHYASEERVARALARLGKHAAADLIEGKLPTSKQIRSGDLGEIFATEWIDSLSGGFRALIKRLRWKDHRNMAMRGDDVIGILQDPATQRLRFLKTEAKSRVTLSRQVLDEARVGLDKDGGLPSAHALAFVAERLLETGNEALADAIDDAQLLHGIQPQEVQHLLFTFSGNAPVGLLTSALRDYPGHITQQAVGLQVQEHALFVGAVYDRVIANANN, translated from the coding sequence ATGGCGCAGTTCAACGATTGGTGTGATTGCACGGATAGCGCGGTGGGGAACCACTCCTGCAGGGTGTTGACTGAACAAGCGGCAAACCGCCAGACAGGGATCAACGCGACAGCGTCGATCATTCCAGGTCATTACGCTTCAGAGGAACGTGTTGCACGGGCGCTTGCACGTCTGGGTAAGCACGCCGCAGCTGACTTAATCGAAGGCAAGCTGCCGACGAGCAAGCAGATTCGCTCGGGTGACTTGGGTGAGATCTTCGCGACGGAATGGATCGACTCGCTGAGCGGAGGCTTCCGTGCGCTGATCAAGCGACTTCGCTGGAAGGATCACCGTAACATGGCGATGCGCGGCGACGATGTCATCGGGATACTGCAAGACCCCGCCACACAGCGCCTGCGCTTCCTTAAAACCGAAGCTAAAAGTCGTGTCACGCTTTCCAGACAGGTGCTTGATGAGGCCCGGGTAGGCTTGGATAAGGACGGTGGATTGCCTTCCGCTCATGCACTCGCTTTTGTTGCTGAACGCCTCTTAGAGACAGGCAATGAGGCACTGGCTGATGCCATCGATGATGCTCAACTTCTGCACGGCATCCAGCCACAGGAGGTTCAACATCTGCTGTTCACTTTTTCGGGTAATGCACCTGTAGGACTGCTCACCAGCGCTCTGCGAGACTATCCGGGTCACATCACGCAACAAGCCGTTGGCTTGCAGGTGCAAGAACACGCACTTTTTGTGGGTGCTGTCTATGATCGGGTGATCGCTAATGCCAACAACTGA
- a CDS encoding DEAD/DEAH box helicase: protein MLPPDAPEFAAQLSYDLHSYGYSLLGLGLRLRELQGDSAQARIAFEQAATALEAVIARGNPDEVDRDFHFVMAAASYHLAHLSARSYSLLQMVVSGENFTLTERALVLLMRRDFQSLRAQVFDYRAAEIGSDAVIAAGIQAHLDRIAAAGDLPGDGDDFLFAGLDTALTDTFMAAMALFISAIERGEQVLLQHAQERFATGLAISAELNMLPHWWAYRVASHLVTDLWSSTFHVNVPPQPAGGEAQEWAQLRELFIAVLFRRPRAEFDLWPSQIEAAKRAADETDDLVVSLPTSAGKTRIAELCILRCLAGGKRVVFITPLRALSAQTEATLQRTFGPLGKTISALYGSIGVSGIDEDSIRGRNIIVATPEKIDFALRNDPDILDDVGLLVFDEGHMIGLNEREVRYEVQIQRLLRRPDAEHRRIVCLSAILPDGDQLEDFSNWLRKDHPGDVIKNEWRPTRLRFGEVIWSSPHSAARLNLRVGDERPWVQRYLLGLVPPDWVRPKRRRTKIFPCDQRELCLATAWRLIEDGQTVLIFCPQRSSVEPYADVVVDLHERGALRSLLEVEPALLNTAIALGEEWLGADSAILRCLRIGVALHHGALPTAYRKEVERLLRDGILKVTISSPTLAQGLNLSATAVVMHSLYRAGERIEISEFKNVIGRAGRAYVDVEGVVLFPIFDKVTARRRAWEGLISDLGARNMESGLVQLVIALLNRMWRRIGGDLNQLVEYVTNNASAWDFPVLDVEKPEEIEAARAEWERHIATLDTAVLSLLGEYEVEDHDIESALDDILQSSLWQRRLLRRIEPEQQALQAGLKSRAELIWGQTTVTQRRGYFLAGIGLTTGQTLDAWADTLNPLLVTANAQILQNDRAAAVVALTAIAEHVFTFYPFKPDVLPANWRDLLRRWLQGEALTSDTPDQAAETMRFIENGLVYRLPWAMEAIRVRAQANGDTVFCLAMDDFELSVAVAAVETGTLNRAASLLIQAGFSSRLAAIKAVTDTNATFDNSQGLHQWLRSVGLALFSPLPNWPTPETRQLWIEFTESFEPQERQVWANRSYRGGVTWLDVPPPHGTPVQLHRWNGQVHVLSGDGSPLGRFDSLINIAHKGLLSAEVGHDVRELTINYLGPEDL, encoded by the coding sequence GTGCTGCCGCCGGATGCTCCAGAGTTTGCAGCACAACTGAGTTACGACTTGCACTCCTATGGCTACTCCCTTCTTGGGTTGGGGCTGCGGCTCCGAGAGCTTCAAGGGGACTCGGCCCAAGCGCGGATTGCTTTCGAGCAAGCGGCAACCGCGCTGGAGGCGGTAATTGCCAGAGGTAATCCGGACGAGGTGGATCGCGACTTTCACTTTGTCATGGCCGCGGCGAGTTATCACTTAGCGCACCTGTCTGCGCGCTCTTATTCGTTGCTACAAATGGTCGTGAGTGGAGAGAACTTCACCCTAACAGAGCGTGCCCTTGTTCTGCTGATGCGCAGGGACTTTCAATCGCTGCGCGCGCAGGTATTCGACTATCGCGCAGCCGAGATCGGCAGCGATGCTGTCATTGCCGCAGGCATCCAGGCCCACTTGGATAGAATTGCCGCGGCGGGCGATTTACCCGGCGATGGCGATGACTTCCTCTTCGCAGGGCTGGACACCGCGTTAACGGATACCTTCATGGCTGCTATGGCCTTGTTCATATCAGCAATCGAGCGGGGCGAACAGGTACTGCTCCAGCATGCCCAGGAACGCTTTGCGACTGGACTCGCAATTTCTGCTGAGTTGAACATGCTGCCCCATTGGTGGGCGTATCGTGTCGCTAGCCACTTGGTAACCGACCTCTGGTCTAGTACGTTCCACGTTAACGTCCCACCTCAACCTGCCGGTGGCGAAGCGCAGGAGTGGGCCCAGTTACGCGAGCTATTCATCGCCGTGTTATTTCGGCGACCTCGTGCGGAGTTCGATCTCTGGCCCTCCCAAATCGAAGCAGCTAAGCGTGCCGCTGACGAAACCGATGACCTGGTGGTGTCGCTCCCTACCAGCGCCGGCAAGACGCGCATCGCCGAATTGTGCATTCTTCGGTGCTTGGCGGGCGGCAAGCGCGTGGTCTTTATCACTCCCCTGCGCGCGTTGTCAGCCCAGACTGAGGCCACCCTACAGAGGACGTTCGGTCCCCTTGGTAAAACCATCTCGGCACTTTACGGTAGCATCGGGGTCAGCGGCATTGACGAAGATTCGATTCGCGGCCGCAACATAATTGTTGCAACTCCAGAGAAAATCGACTTCGCGCTGCGTAATGACCCTGACATTCTCGACGACGTGGGGCTGTTGGTATTCGATGAAGGCCACATGATCGGCCTGAATGAACGCGAAGTACGTTATGAGGTGCAGATCCAGCGGTTGCTGCGCCGTCCTGACGCGGAACACAGGCGGATTGTGTGCCTTTCGGCAATCCTTCCCGATGGTGACCAACTGGAAGACTTTTCCAATTGGCTGCGTAAGGATCATCCAGGTGACGTGATTAAAAACGAATGGCGGCCGACCCGTCTTCGTTTCGGCGAGGTCATTTGGAGCTCCCCGCACTCTGCAGCGCGTCTCAATCTGCGAGTTGGAGATGAGCGACCGTGGGTGCAGCGATATCTGCTCGGGCTCGTTCCCCCCGATTGGGTGCGGCCAAAACGCCGACGGACGAAAATTTTTCCTTGCGATCAGCGTGAACTGTGCCTCGCCACGGCTTGGCGTCTGATTGAAGATGGCCAGACCGTGCTCATCTTCTGCCCACAACGCAGCAGTGTGGAACCTTACGCTGACGTAGTGGTTGATCTCCACGAACGCGGAGCGCTTCGCTCCCTGCTTGAGGTCGAGCCGGCACTACTTAACACCGCCATTGCGCTGGGCGAAGAGTGGCTTGGGGCTGACAGCGCCATTCTTAGATGCCTGCGAATTGGGGTCGCGCTGCACCATGGCGCACTGCCTACAGCCTACCGAAAGGAAGTTGAGCGTCTGCTTCGCGACGGAATCCTCAAGGTAACTATCTCTTCTCCAACCCTGGCGCAGGGTTTAAATCTGTCCGCGACAGCGGTGGTTATGCACTCGCTATACCGAGCTGGTGAGCGGATTGAGATTTCCGAGTTTAAGAACGTGATCGGGCGGGCAGGCCGAGCGTATGTCGATGTTGAGGGTGTGGTGCTGTTCCCCATATTTGACAAGGTAACGGCGCGGCGTCGCGCTTGGGAAGGGCTTATCAGCGATCTAGGGGCGCGTAACATGGAAAGCGGGCTGGTCCAGCTTGTCATTGCGCTGCTGAACCGCATGTGGAGACGTATCGGCGGCGACCTCAACCAGTTAGTTGAATACGTCACCAATAATGCGAGCGCATGGGATTTTCCGGTACTAGATGTGGAAAAACCCGAGGAAATAGAGGCCGCCCGGGCAGAATGGGAGCGGCATATCGCGACGCTCGACACAGCTGTTCTGAGCTTACTCGGCGAGTATGAAGTTGAGGACCATGATATCGAGTCAGCTCTTGATGATATTTTGCAATCTTCGCTGTGGCAGCGTCGATTGCTGCGGCGCATTGAGCCTGAGCAGCAAGCTTTGCAAGCTGGCCTCAAATCACGGGCGGAGCTTATTTGGGGACAAACAACTGTCACTCAGCGCCGGGGTTACTTCTTAGCGGGCATTGGCTTGACCACTGGCCAAACTCTTGATGCTTGGGCAGATACGCTCAATCCGCTGCTGGTTACGGCAAACGCTCAGATACTTCAGAATGACCGTGCGGCGGCGGTTGTTGCGCTCACCGCCATAGCCGAACACGTTTTCACCTTCTATCCCTTCAAGCCCGATGTACTGCCTGCTAATTGGCGGGACCTTCTTCGGAGATGGCTTCAAGGTGAAGCTCTGACCAGCGATACCCCTGACCAAGCCGCTGAAACCATGCGCTTCATTGAGAACGGCCTCGTTTATCGCTTGCCTTGGGCTATGGAGGCAATTCGCGTTAGGGCTCAGGCCAATGGCGATACGGTATTCTGTTTGGCAATGGATGATTTTGAGCTAAGCGTCGCAGTCGCTGCCGTCGAAACAGGTACGTTAAATCGCGCCGCTTCGCTGCTAATCCAAGCGGGATTTAGCTCTCGGTTGGCCGCAATCAAAGCAGTTACTGATACCAATGCAACCTTTGATAACAGCCAAGGGCTTCACCAATGGCTCCGTTCCGTAGGACTCGCTCTGTTCAGCCCCCTACCGAATTGGCCAACCCCCGAAACGAGACAGTTGTGGATTGAGTTCACCGAGAGCTTCGAGCCCCAAGAGCGTCAAGTTTGGGCTAATCGTAGCTACCGCGGTGGAGTGACTTGGCTGGATGTCCCACCACCTCATGGAACGCCTGTGCAGCTACATAGGTGGAATGGCCAGGTTCATGTACTCAGTGGTGACGGTAGCCCGCTCGGACGATTCGACTCCCTTATCAATATCGCGCATAAAGGTTTGCTGTCGGCCGAAGTCGGCCATGATGTTAGGGAGTTGACTATCAACTATTTGGGTCCCGAGGACTTGTAA
- a CDS encoding Mov34/MPN/PAD-1 family protein, with product MTNSELTFTDDLGGLLVIMPSVVNKLLEYRQMDSSSNEAAGVLIGERRASHIIVCEISEPGEGDIRHRCFVDRRGPHHQAAVNEAFAQSSGQLQYLGEWHTHPEDQPSPSTTDLGSWRRHLIAQEQMILLIVGRKEIWAAKKINKQIVPLLRA from the coding sequence ATGACCAACTCTGAGCTGACGTTTACGGATGATTTAGGAGGGTTGCTGGTGATCATGCCCTCTGTCGTAAATAAATTGTTGGAGTATCGCCAAATGGATTCCTCCAGCAATGAGGCCGCGGGAGTACTCATCGGTGAGCGCCGAGCATCACATATTATTGTGTGTGAAATATCAGAACCTGGAGAGGGTGACATTAGGCACCGCTGCTTCGTTGACCGTAGAGGGCCACACCACCAAGCCGCCGTGAATGAGGCCTTTGCTCAATCTTCAGGGCAACTCCAATACCTCGGGGAATGGCACACCCATCCAGAGGATCAGCCTTCTCCATCCACTACAGATTTAGGCAGTTGGCGGCGCCATCTTATCGCGCAAGAGCAAATGATTTTATTGATCGTTGGTCGAAAAGAAATATGGGCTGCTAAGAAAATCAATAAGCAAATCGTCCCGCTTCTCAGGGCTTAG
- a CDS encoding E2/UBC family protein, which yields MLSDLHQALLSCGYQYTKAQHIPSGTPLRISDTAKGFYVKSYGTAGGEFSIALSFAADPHITLPSAYILKIPDQFRGRLLPHINMGWYLCYVQEMEADWDANDLRGTYSLVNSQIQLTLDAAVASAIQGEPDDQELEGEFSSYWLPDKKVFLLSDAVEKVELQCMVAVNGHGAGKSDASGEEWIAYEKEDESEFKEWMKQRELTLRDDKSFLTSYFKIKPSRLAGVVWPPEDLRSVIQWLTEVDLSARGRILDHFVNNPVKRHVLLFDVHHQDLVGLYVELNIDATGLNTYPKKNNRKKRTGRVAKSGTLISCLSAKRSVIKFIRIGVTRADKKTILSRNRRRSAIGNLSNQRIALIGCGTIGGYLAGLLLRSGAGCGNARFDLYDHDSFGPQNFGRHTLSTANFGQNKAVAIAASLKSSTHLSCIVEGKSSRFSIDPELLKLYDIVIDATGRPPVAKRLAHVVRTMPLTKRPRLVHGFNDGNGRASKVLIDDGSCCFGCLLADPAFYKNGLDMRFSEIDSNEERFVSCGNTFTPYDAAVSVITASMMQEAVLSILEPKLSWTYSEHMLDGNRSRQPRHLPRQTTCKICYDQL from the coding sequence GTGCTTAGCGATCTACATCAGGCGTTGCTGAGTTGCGGGTACCAGTACACCAAAGCTCAGCATATTCCTAGTGGTACACCTCTACGTATTTCTGACACTGCCAAGGGGTTCTACGTCAAAAGCTATGGAACTGCGGGTGGTGAATTCAGCATTGCGTTGAGCTTCGCCGCAGATCCACATATCACGTTGCCCAGCGCCTATATTCTGAAAATTCCAGACCAGTTTAGAGGCCGATTACTGCCCCATATCAACATGGGATGGTACCTATGTTACGTGCAAGAAATGGAGGCGGATTGGGATGCTAATGACTTGCGAGGAACCTACTCTCTGGTTAATTCCCAAATTCAGCTCACGCTTGATGCTGCCGTAGCCTCTGCAATTCAGGGCGAACCGGATGACCAAGAACTGGAAGGAGAATTCTCTTCCTACTGGTTGCCCGATAAAAAAGTATTCCTGTTGTCCGATGCCGTAGAGAAAGTGGAGCTGCAGTGCATGGTGGCTGTCAACGGGCACGGTGCAGGGAAGTCAGACGCGTCAGGCGAGGAGTGGATCGCCTATGAAAAAGAAGATGAAAGCGAGTTTAAGGAGTGGATGAAGCAAAGGGAGTTGACGCTGCGTGATGACAAATCCTTTCTAACTAGCTACTTCAAAATTAAGCCTTCTCGGCTAGCTGGCGTGGTTTGGCCGCCTGAAGATCTGCGCTCGGTGATTCAATGGCTTACCGAGGTTGATCTTAGCGCCCGCGGTCGCATCTTGGACCATTTTGTTAACAATCCTGTTAAGCGACATGTGCTGCTATTCGATGTGCACCATCAGGACCTAGTGGGGCTCTATGTGGAGCTCAATATTGATGCAACAGGATTGAATACTTATCCCAAGAAAAATAATCGGAAAAAACGAACCGGCCGAGTCGCCAAATCCGGGACGCTGATTAGCTGTCTCTCCGCCAAGCGTTCTGTCATAAAGTTCATCCGTATTGGTGTCACGAGGGCGGACAAAAAGACGATTTTGAGTCGTAATCGACGCCGGTCAGCAATCGGAAACTTAAGCAACCAACGTATTGCTCTTATAGGCTGTGGCACTATTGGGGGATACCTTGCCGGCTTACTACTACGCTCCGGCGCTGGCTGTGGGAACGCGAGATTTGATCTTTATGATCATGACTCCTTTGGTCCTCAAAATTTTGGTCGCCATACCCTATCCACAGCAAATTTTGGGCAGAACAAAGCTGTTGCCATAGCTGCGTCGCTTAAGTCGTCCACACATCTAAGTTGTATAGTGGAAGGAAAGTCTTCTCGATTTTCGATTGATCCCGAGTTATTGAAACTGTACGACATCGTCATCGACGCTACGGGTCGCCCTCCTGTAGCGAAGCGATTGGCTCATGTGGTCCGTACGATGCCATTGACTAAAAGACCTAGGCTTGTCCACGGCTTTAACGATGGTAACGGCCGCGCTTCCAAAGTATTAATTGATGACGGCAGCTGTTGCTTTGGATGCCTTCTTGCGGACCCCGCTTTTTATAAAAATGGGTTGGACATGCGGTTCAGCGAGATTGACTCCAATGAAGAGCGATTCGTCAGTTGCGGCAATACTTTCACGCCTTATGACGCTGCAGTGAGCGTGATCACCGCCAGCATGATGCAGGAAGCTGTTCTTTCGATATTGGAGCCCAAATTGAGCTGGACATATAGCGAGCACATGCTAGATGGCAACCGCTCGAGGCAACCCCGCCACCTACCTCGTCAAACTACCTGCAAGATCTGCTATGACCAACTCTGA
- a CDS encoding CBASS cGAMP synthase: MTWDFHRYYNDSADGLIGKLTLADTQVVTLKALRECVRTRTKEVFEEAKEIARTSNAALSLESITERVANSQLKHLSPEAQTEVAKLIQDMDEGVRKEFLKLSPRFWTQGSFQYDTLNNPYSTPPQEMDIDDGTYLPMAIFEDRPIIGHRLLLLLVDSSLQSLAHENPGWKFEAKRTCARIKIPALNTHIDVPMYAIPADQFLLKEAALAKSMDIAMESVSGMDGFTYNRAGYELDEGCVNLALREGEEKWMKSDPKIVEDWFLDSCKRIGPHLRKVCRFMKSWRDAQWKDGGGPSSISLMAATVSVLDRIPHDRDDLGATMRMLAKYLPDEFNNGVESPDHTDEKPLFPPRTEHGERELAIMERLFDLRVILVDAQGCSSKELALDSINRAFGRRVVKSDLIVSAPSAPAFVSEPSRGTQPASISTTMASG; the protein is encoded by the coding sequence ATGACTTGGGATTTTCACCGCTATTACAACGACAGCGCTGATGGACTCATCGGCAAGCTGACACTGGCTGATACTCAGGTCGTGACGCTCAAGGCTTTGCGCGAGTGTGTTCGCACCCGAACTAAGGAAGTATTTGAGGAGGCAAAAGAGATCGCGAGGACATCTAATGCCGCGCTTTCGCTGGAAAGCATCACGGAGCGTGTTGCCAACTCCCAACTCAAACACCTAAGCCCGGAAGCTCAGACTGAGGTGGCTAAGCTCATCCAAGATATGGATGAGGGAGTTAGAAAGGAGTTTTTGAAACTCTCGCCGCGGTTTTGGACGCAGGGTAGCTTCCAGTACGACACCCTCAACAATCCATACTCCACTCCTCCGCAGGAAATGGACATCGATGATGGCACCTACCTGCCTATGGCCATCTTCGAAGATCGCCCAATAATCGGCCATCGCTTGCTCCTCCTGCTTGTCGACTCCTCCCTACAGTCTCTAGCCCACGAAAATCCTGGTTGGAAATTTGAAGCAAAGCGCACGTGCGCTCGTATCAAGATTCCCGCGTTGAACACTCACATTGACGTTCCAATGTATGCCATCCCTGCAGACCAATTTCTGCTGAAGGAAGCTGCTTTGGCGAAGTCCATGGATATAGCTATGGAGTCGGTAAGCGGGATGGACGGATTTACGTACAACCGCGCCGGTTACGAACTTGATGAGGGATGCGTGAATCTTGCCCTTCGCGAAGGAGAAGAGAAATGGATGAAGAGCGACCCCAAGATCGTTGAAGACTGGTTTTTAGATAGCTGTAAACGGATTGGTCCACATTTGCGTAAAGTTTGCCGTTTCATGAAGTCGTGGCGCGATGCTCAGTGGAAGGACGGCGGTGGCCCCTCATCTATCTCACTAATGGCTGCGACTGTCAGCGTTCTCGATCGAATTCCACATGATAGAGATGATCTTGGGGCAACAATGAGGATGCTTGCAAAATACCTCCCTGACGAGTTCAACAACGGCGTAGAAAGTCCTGACCATACCGATGAGAAGCCGCTTTTTCCTCCCCGTACCGAGCACGGGGAACGTGAGCTTGCAATTATGGAAAGGCTTTTTGACTTGAGAGTGATATTGGTTGATGCACAGGGCTGTTCATCCAAGGAACTCGCTCTAGATTCCATTAACCGCGCGTTCGGTCGACGCGTAGTCAAAAGCGATTTGATCGTCAGCGCACCCTCCGCACCTGCGTTTGTGAGCGAGCCCTCGCGTGGTACTCAACCCGCGAGTATCAGCACAACCATGGCAAGCGGTTAA
- a CDS encoding CBASS cGAMP-activated phospholipase — protein sequence MSVKSKDVRILSLNGGGARGLFTINVLAEIERIVEQRTGQADVKAGNYFDLITGTSIGGILALGLAAGKSARELEAVFREQAPLIFPPNNFLKRKWRTLFGAQYRSQPLRDAVTSMVGAQTTFDDLTRRVMIPAVNLSTGKPQFFKTPHNPNFNRDGRLTLVDAAMATSAAPTYFPPHHCEALDSYFADGGLVANNPSLIGLYEVLQDMTSDFDVTVNDVRILNIGTLGEEYTISPAAFEKTRNNGYLGLWGLGERLVLTTMTANQQLHKSMLERQLRTVGASDNYVYLDDTVPNEAASDITLDNATASSLRNLASRGKQLATNEFTKNIRLQAFFERPALPFNRLKPVQQEQNS from the coding sequence ATGTCGGTAAAGAGTAAGGACGTCAGAATCCTCAGCCTTAATGGTGGGGGGGCAAGAGGACTTTTCACTATCAATGTCCTGGCCGAAATCGAGCGCATCGTTGAGCAGAGGACAGGTCAAGCCGACGTTAAGGCCGGAAACTACTTTGACCTCATCACGGGTACGTCCATCGGGGGTATCCTGGCCTTGGGGCTGGCAGCAGGGAAAAGTGCGCGAGAATTAGAGGCGGTTTTTCGTGAACAGGCCCCGTTAATTTTCCCACCAAACAACTTTCTAAAGCGGAAATGGCGCACCCTTTTTGGTGCTCAATATCGTAGTCAACCGCTCCGTGACGCGGTGACTAGTATGGTTGGTGCACAAACTACTTTTGACGATTTGACTCGTCGAGTCATGATTCCTGCAGTAAACCTTTCGACTGGTAAACCCCAGTTTTTTAAGACTCCTCATAACCCCAATTTCAACCGGGATGGACGCCTGACTCTGGTAGATGCAGCTATGGCCACGTCAGCTGCGCCCACCTACTTTCCTCCTCACCACTGCGAAGCACTTGACTCGTATTTTGCTGACGGCGGCTTGGTCGCGAACAATCCCAGCCTGATCGGGTTGTACGAAGTGCTCCAAGATATGACTAGCGATTTTGACGTCACGGTTAATGACGTAAGGATATTGAATATTGGCACGCTGGGTGAGGAGTACACCATCAGCCCGGCCGCGTTTGAAAAGACTCGTAATAACGGCTACCTGGGGCTTTGGGGGTTGGGCGAGCGGTTGGTTCTAACCACCATGACGGCCAACCAACAGCTCCACAAATCGATGCTAGAACGTCAACTCAGGACCGTTGGGGCATCAGATAACTATGTATATCTGGACGACACAGTTCCTAACGAAGCGGCCTCGGATATCACGCTGGACAATGCCACCGCTAGCAGCCTGCGCAACCTCGCCAGCAGAGGCAAACAACTCGCTACAAATGAGTTCACTAAAAACATCCGGTTGCAGGCTTTCTTCGAACGCCCAGCCCTCCCCTTCAACCGCCTAAAACCTGTTCAACAGGAGCAAAATTCATGA
- a CDS encoding histone-like nucleoid-structuring protein, MvaT/MvaU family translates to MSKLAEFRQLEKHLAEQLQALEALKGDAGLKQEIEFETKLRALLAKYGYSLKDIIGLLDPQAGRRPPANEPKSGTRKPRQVKIYKNPKTGEVVETKGGNHKTLKGWKAEHGSATVESWLTK, encoded by the coding sequence ATGTCCAAACTTGCAGAATTTCGTCAGTTAGAAAAACACCTTGCTGAGCAGTTGCAAGCGCTCGAAGCCTTGAAAGGTGATGCAGGTCTCAAGCAGGAAATTGAATTCGAAACGAAGTTGCGTGCATTGCTTGCCAAATACGGCTACAGCTTGAAAGACATCATTGGTTTGCTTGACCCTCAGGCTGGGCGTCGCCCTCCTGCAAATGAACCCAAGTCTGGTACGCGAAAACCTCGCCAAGTGAAGATCTACAAGAACCCTAAGACTGGTGAAGTCGTAGAAACCAAGGGTGGTAATCACAAAACATTGAAAGGGTGGAAGGCCGAGCACGGTTCAGCCACAGTCGAATCCTGGCTGACAAAGTGA
- a CDS encoding helix-turn-helix transcriptional regulator: MHQLAKELGQRIRTLRKARGFSQDALAHSCSVDRSYMGRIERGEVNITVEKLYRIASVLECEPQYLLPETLSLQELASDLAAGE; the protein is encoded by the coding sequence ATGCATCAGCTTGCAAAGGAATTGGGCCAAAGAATACGGACACTACGGAAAGCCAGAGGATTTTCCCAAGATGCCTTGGCGCACTCCTGCAGTGTCGATCGTAGCTATATGGGGCGTATTGAGCGTGGTGAGGTGAATATCACCGTAGAAAAGCTTTATCGCATAGCCAGCGTTTTGGAATGCGAACCTCAGTACCTACTGCCCGAAACGCTTTCTCTTCAGGAGTTAGCTTCTGATCTGGCGGCAGGCGAATAA